ACGCCGGATCGGAAAATTGGTTGACCAATACCCTGAACCACTTTTGGAAATACATCCAAGTCTTGCTCAACAGTTTGGTATCAAGGAAAGGGAATTGGTCAAAGTATCCACAAGAAGAGGAGAGGCAATATTTCCTGCTCAAATCGTGGAAACCATCAGACCCGATACTGTTTTCCTTCCATATCACTGGGGAGGCAGTCAGTCTGCCAACCAATTGACCATTGGAACCCTAGACCCTGTATCTAAAATTCCTGAATTTAAAGTATGCGCCTGCAAATTAGAGCCTTTGAGGAAATGGGCTGCCCCGGCTATAGATTCTTTAGCCTATCAAAGCCATGAAACCATAAATCCATAAAAACTACACCAATTATGCCTAGCAGTACAAAATATGATCAACAAATGGGATTTTTTATCGACATGCAGCGCTGTATTGGCTGCCATGCCTGTGAAATGGCCTGTGCTGAGTGTGAAACTAACGGACAGGAAAGTATGATCCACATTCACTATGTGGAAAGGGCGATCTCCACTCAAACCACAGTACAAGTCTGTATGCACTGTGAAGACCCAGCCTGTGCCAACGTTTGTCCTGCAGATGCCATTTCCAAAGATGAATTTGGAGTAGTGCACACTGCTGAGACTTCCCGCTGCATAGGATGCTCCAACTGCGTACTTGCTTGTCCTTTTGGTGTTCCGAAAAAACAGGAGCAAGCTGAGTTGATGATGAAATGT
This window of the Aquiflexum balticum DSM 16537 genome carries:
- a CDS encoding 4Fe-4S dicluster domain-containing protein → MPSSTKYDQQMGFFIDMQRCIGCHACEMACAECETNGQESMIHIHYVERAISTQTTVQVCMHCEDPACANVCPADAISKDEFGVVHTAETSRCIGCSNCVLACPFGVPKKQEQAELMMKCNMCYDRTSAGKKPMCATVCPSQALFYGTREEIEKKRPDSVPVDTFIFGEQEVKTKVKIMMPKGSNYLKVH